From Paenibacillus sp. V4I7, the proteins below share one genomic window:
- a CDS encoding type II toxin-antitoxin system HicB family antitoxin, translating to MEQLLQHSGNQKELLEIAEKHARLIQGVVIGEVGREASVNFISYGVGGVYIHFTFHALFTGAETQFYISIADKESDKGVLTGYKGDWSCPMAMMDASHTVNTLFPVLPYKQKRGILRELGKLMYKVLSEFDSKATLNLDSESIRAVLTIDRYEVLTDIEWIEEMMDANSSNLEYRVLIEKNTGDSEYSAYIPAIRKTVEGNELGDVLLGAKNLITNCVQDALRGNLTLPEDKSFIDTVIINADVLRKH from the coding sequence ATGGAACAATTATTACAACACAGCGGTAATCAAAAAGAATTACTTGAAATTGCAGAGAAGCACGCTCGATTGATCCAGGGAGTAGTAATCGGAGAAGTTGGGCGAGAAGCGTCGGTGAACTTCATTTCATACGGCGTGGGCGGGGTATATATCCATTTCACATTCCATGCCCTGTTTACCGGTGCAGAGACGCAGTTTTATATATCGATCGCTGACAAGGAATCAGATAAAGGAGTTCTTACTGGCTACAAAGGGGACTGGAGCTGCCCCATGGCCATGATGGATGCTTCCCATACCGTCAATACATTGTTCCCCGTTTTGCCGTATAAACAAAAACGCGGAATACTTAGAGAACTTGGCAAGCTGATGTATAAAGTTCTTTCCGAATTTGATTCAAAAGCAACATTAAATCTTGATTCAGAGTCCATACGTGCAGTTTTAACGATCGACCGATATGAGGTCTTGACTGACATTGAATGGATCGAAGAGATGATGGATGCCAATTCTAGCAACCTAGAGTATCGTGTGTTGATTGAAAAAAACACTGGCGATTCTGAGTATAGTGCTTATATACCGGCGATCCGGAAGACTGTAGAAGGCAACGAATTGGGAGATGTCCTTTTAGGGGCGAAGAACCTTATTACGAATTGCGTTCAGGACGCTCTCAGGGGAAATCTAACACTCCCAGAGGATAAATCATTCATTGATACCGTAATCATCAATGCAGACGTCCTTCGGAAGCATTGA
- a CDS encoding ankyrin repeat domain-containing protein, with amino-acid sequence MISKEEFFQKIEERKANTAKCEKLASENLNNVYFQISMIREGYDGIIHKIIENGGLIDLKDNHGKTPLMAAFEVGNLELIKKLIEAGANLNQKDNNGLRPFLYAAMNDRIHCIEGFRQYLTYRMIKFEFGGYYREFLINQYNKKDNSVKIDKELFNPLVYSYKIEVILRSGKKTKAQIKSQYTFHDLVDHLKSMSDHKKDEFFTGPDYAFRPKDVAYISLL; translated from the coding sequence TTGATCTCGAAAGAGGAATTTTTTCAAAAGATTGAGGAAAGGAAGGCTAATACAGCTAAGTGTGAAAAACTCGCATCCGAAAATCTAAATAATGTTTACTTCCAAATTTCTATGATCCGAGAAGGTTATGACGGGATAATTCACAAGATTATCGAGAATGGAGGGTTGATTGACCTTAAAGATAATCATGGGAAAACTCCTTTAATGGCAGCCTTTGAAGTGGGGAACCTTGAACTCATAAAGAAATTGATAGAAGCCGGAGCAAACCTCAATCAAAAAGATAATAATGGACTTCGGCCGTTTTTATATGCAGCGATGAACGATCGCATACATTGCATTGAAGGTTTTAGACAATATTTAACTTATAGAATGATTAAGTTTGAATTTGGTGGATATTATAGGGAATTTTTAATAAACCAGTATAATAAAAAGGATAATTCAGTGAAAATTGATAAGGAGTTATTTAATCCTTTGGTCTATAGTTATAAGATTGAAGTCATACTTAGAAGCGGTAAGAAAACAAAAGCTCAAATCAAATCACAATATACCTTTCATGATCTGGTCGATCATCTAAAGTCGATGTCTGACCATAAAAAAGATGAATTTTTTACAGGTCCTGATTATGCTTTCAGACCAAAGGATGTAGCGTATATATCACTCCTTTAA
- a CDS encoding YolD-like family protein, translating into MSKKLQNNGLWESSRMMLPQHREAIKLQQKEETRIERPRMDEQEAHTMAAALTQSQVYSQLVEVTIYGEYQSRTLTGRVTSHQRDAFRLYIDATVQEHEWVRFKDLIKVELIDVESMFE; encoded by the coding sequence ATGAGTAAAAAGCTGCAGAACAACGGTCTGTGGGAATCTTCGAGGATGATGCTCCCTCAACATCGCGAAGCCATTAAACTGCAACAAAAAGAAGAAACACGTATCGAAAGACCGAGGATGGACGAACAAGAAGCTCACACGATGGCTGCCGCGCTTACGCAGTCACAAGTTTACAGTCAGCTGGTAGAGGTTACTATCTACGGAGAATACCAGTCGCGGACATTGACTGGCCGTGTTACGAGTCATCAGCGTGATGCATTTCGCTTGTATATCGACGCTACGGTTCAAGAACATGAATGGGTTAGGTTTAAAGATTTAATTAAAGTAGAGCTTATTGATGTTGAGTCGATGTTTGAATAA
- a CDS encoding DNA polymerase IV, whose protein sequence is MKDQKVIMLADGMSFYASVEKADHPNIRYRPVAVAGSVERRSGIILAACPIAKSFGVTTADRLGEALGKCPELIVMKPRMQHYIDVSMQITRIYQEFTDLVEIFSIDESWLDVTGSINQFGDADTIARMIQNQVMQQTGVRVRVGIGSNKMMSKMANSIWAKKNESGIFTLEKDQIPTLLWPQPVEKMFGVAGRMTSHFERLGMHTIGDIARTPLPKLKDKFRVLFGKQSDIHAEIMWRTANSIDNSPVTPNTFDIAPKSIGHMMTLPRDFLNSREVDTILLELTEEICRDARRKGFMGSVVSVSCMCSPFDAPTGFSRQQKMPDPTNSTNAVYSAAKTLFYRYWNTLPVRRVGVTLSQLADDETYQLNMFEDVPKIRALEKVTDTIKDRFGSTAIMRASSLLDSGQALDRGSKIGGHFK, encoded by the coding sequence ATGAAGGATCAAAAAGTTATAATGCTCGCGGATGGCATGTCTTTTTATGCCTCAGTCGAAAAGGCAGATCACCCGAATATTCGTTATCGACCCGTAGCTGTTGCAGGCTCTGTTGAACGGCGCAGCGGAATAATTTTAGCTGCTTGTCCGATCGCAAAGAGTTTTGGCGTTACGACCGCGGATCGGCTTGGCGAGGCATTAGGTAAGTGCCCGGAGCTTATTGTAATGAAGCCGCGCATGCAACATTACATCGACGTTTCCATGCAAATTACGCGCATATATCAAGAATTCACCGACCTAGTGGAAATATTTTCCATAGATGAAAGTTGGCTTGACGTGACAGGTTCTATTAATCAGTTTGGCGATGCTGATACAATTGCAAGAATGATTCAGAATCAAGTAATGCAGCAGACAGGGGTTAGGGTCAGAGTTGGTATCGGATCCAACAAAATGATGAGCAAAATGGCAAATTCGATATGGGCGAAGAAAAACGAAAGTGGTATTTTCACACTGGAGAAGGATCAAATTCCAACACTACTCTGGCCTCAACCGGTTGAGAAAATGTTCGGAGTAGCCGGCCGGATGACATCTCATTTCGAAAGACTCGGCATGCATACAATTGGCGATATTGCCAGAACACCACTGCCGAAACTCAAAGATAAATTCCGCGTACTTTTCGGCAAACAATCAGACATTCATGCCGAAATCATGTGGAGAACTGCCAATTCAATTGATAACAGTCCAGTGACTCCCAATACATTCGATATAGCGCCTAAAAGTATAGGGCACATGATGACTTTACCAAGAGATTTTTTAAATTCTCGTGAGGTGGACACGATTCTCTTAGAGCTAACAGAGGAGATATGCCGGGATGCGCGGCGGAAAGGTTTTATGGGATCGGTCGTGTCTGTCAGTTGTATGTGTAGCCCCTTTGATGCTCCTACAGGCTTCAGTAGGCAACAAAAAATGCCAGACCCAACAAACAGCACGAATGCGGTCTACAGCGCCGCGAAGACCCTATTTTATCGCTACTGGAACACATTACCCGTTAGACGTGTTGGCGTTACATTAAGCCAGCTTGCCGATGACGAGACATATCAACTCAACATGTTTGAAGATGTGCCGAAGATACGAGCACTCGAAAAAGTGACGGATACAATCAAGGATAGGTTTGGCAGCACAGCGATAATGAGAGCCTCTTCACTATTGGATTCCGGGCAAGCATTAGATAGAGGTAGCAAAATTGGAGGACATTTCAAATGA
- a CDS encoding tetratricopeptide repeat protein, which produces MITLFNNGDPMYKEFNELGSYFAFIKHDLHVRQWQNTSVKMTNHETIFRYMPNFHDRHINNLQAIYKTNWLDRSIYDIVHKNSLEILKYRLGQSERDEDRINYFFWDTWTARIENIIDAFLGMPESLTYNHIRTDLDFVYNTQYQRLTERIGDKEFAKILGVSSKEFKEISEKIPLPVQYINGGLVPLWTLGQAECTKLTYDYLHTGRTLKPEDPTEKFTFQFTMVEDNGSEEENVYEFENSAYTYMHNDTYHLWAPETSLDDAILIAKFIFDRVKVAPEVYYSLGDKLLRAGYLEEAKEQLIKSKEIHERYIPDDFQGCISANSHEEYHYTLLDLAYIFSKEGNYNAAEEMISKAAFYGREEAIGSEELEKFKKSSEDFIRSYEETHEIPA; this is translated from the coding sequence ATGATTACGTTATTTAATAATGGGGACCCAATGTATAAAGAGTTCAACGAACTAGGCAGTTACTTCGCGTTTATTAAACACGATTTGCACGTACGCCAATGGCAAAATACATCAGTCAAAATGACTAATCATGAGACGATCTTTAGATATATGCCCAATTTTCATGATAGACACATAAATAATTTGCAAGCTATATATAAAACAAATTGGCTTGATCGTTCAATTTATGACATTGTTCATAAAAATAGCCTTGAGATACTTAAATATAGGTTAGGTCAGAGCGAAAGAGATGAAGATCGGATTAATTATTTCTTCTGGGATACATGGACTGCAAGAATTGAGAATATAATAGATGCCTTTCTTGGTATGCCTGAGAGTTTGACTTATAATCACATAAGAACTGACTTAGATTTTGTTTACAATACACAATATCAAAGGTTAACTGAAAGGATAGGGGATAAAGAGTTCGCAAAGATACTTGGAGTATCAAGTAAAGAGTTTAAGGAAATTAGTGAAAAGATCCCTCTTCCAGTACAATATATAAACGGTGGATTAGTGCCTTTATGGACTTTAGGGCAAGCAGAGTGTACAAAACTTACGTATGATTATCTTCATACAGGGCGAACATTAAAGCCTGAGGATCCTACCGAAAAATTCACGTTCCAATTTACTATGGTCGAGGATAACGGTTCCGAAGAAGAGAATGTATATGAATTCGAAAATAGCGCTTACACTTATATGCACAACGATACGTACCATCTCTGGGCACCTGAAACAAGCCTTGATGATGCCATTTTAATTGCAAAATTTATATTTGATCGAGTAAAGGTCGCTCCGGAAGTATACTATTCATTAGGAGATAAGTTACTGAGGGCAGGTTACTTAGAGGAAGCGAAAGAACAATTAATCAAGTCTAAGGAGATTCATGAAAGATATATTCCTGATGATTTCCAAGGATGCATTTCAGCAAATTCGCATGAAGAATACCATTATACATTGCTTGATTTAGCTTACATATTCTCAAAAGAGGGAAATTATAACGCAGCTGAAGAAATGATAAGTAAGGCTGCGTTTTATGGTAGAGAGGAAGCTATCGGCAGTGAAGAACTCGAGAAATTTAAAAAGAGCTCTGAAGATTTTATCAGATCGTATGAGGAAACCCATGAAATACCAGCCTAA